The Ipomoea triloba cultivar NCNSP0323 chromosome 4, ASM357664v1 DNA segment TTTATTAGATCAGAGTGTCGTACTGTCAgtcatatttgattttaaattcagtGAGAAGCATAAATTAGTAATAACAGATTATTACCGTCTGAATGAAACGTATTGTTTTTCAAAATTACCTGTCCCATCGCCAGAATGGATGGAGAAAATATCAACAATTTCCCTCCTGTCTTCCACCGCAACATTGAGTGTTCCTGAGCAATCATCAGGAACCTCTCCATAAGAAGCAGTCTGTACAGGCACCCACTCCTCCGGCCTCTCAGATCTTTCCCTGATACACATGAATTAAAAATGGGTATGGTGAAAAAAATGTTTGGCAACAAAATCGGAACAGTTAAATGAAAAGATGGGTTATATAACCAAAGCATACAAAGGAATGGACAAATATGGCCAACGCTTGTCTTGAGCATAGGCATGTATCAGCAATAACCCAAATTGGAGCACTGTCAACAAAGACTCCCACAAGGTGACAACGTTTGGAGTCCATACCTACAAAGTCAGCAGTATTCACAAACAAGTTGATTTCAATAGTGTACCTAGTGTAGAACAGATATGATATTATTAGTACTTCTTCATACGACTTCACAAAGTCCATGCCGAGGAAATACAAATTGAATTCCTGCCTTATATAACACACAAGCATATATAGACTATAATGACAATGCGTATCTATGTAATCAACTTCCCTAGAGTATCCTCCCATTCAAATAAAAGCATGTAAACACCACAGCACAGAACCGAGGCCACACTTGATTAGCAATTCCAGTAAAGCCATATATTTAGCAGTGGCAAAGACAACAAGACACACATCTACTTTCTCAACAAAGTGAGAGAATAGCGTATTCAaaattgaaacatttaaaaatagATTATAAAATGCAACACATATTCCTTTCAACCaaaaacttataattttttttttacctctaAAATGATGTAGAGCCAAATGTAAGCCCAGAAAGACCAAAAAAGCTCCACAAGCCAGACCCCAAGATCTGATATCTTTTTCAACTCACCAGCTTTAGGTACCACAACACAAACTGCATGTATAGGAAACAGATCAAAAGCTGCAGAGCCAACAAGCGTTCCTGGACCCAAACCTGTaatagatataaaaaaaaaaaaaaaacaaaaatacagaTATCAATGATGCAAAAGCAAGAAacctaaaacaaattaaattgggCATGAAATAGAAGTGGAAAAGTATATTTTGTTTGTACTTTATTAAAATACATTCTAACTTTTTTCTTAACAATACAAGGCAAATACACTTCAATTGAAGAGATAAAATTAGGGAACACCTCCAGCATATAAGCTTCCAATATTTCGTATTGCATCAATAGTAGCTAATGATATTTGTGGAAAACTCGTCCCAAATGCCAGCAGAGTGATATCAGCAATTGTGTAATTCCACACCTTTTCCTTCTTGACAATTTTGGTTTTTGTACAAGGATCTATTTCAACCACTGTTCGCGAATGCTTGACAACATTTTCCATGGAGCGGAAGAACCGAGAGGTAATAGCTGACAAGCCAatgaaacaatagaaaatacCCATAAAATACAGGAATGCTCTGAAACCATCCCCAAGTGCAGTTTCACCCTTAAAGAGCAAATAGGCTTCACAAATTTCCTGCTGCAATATATTCGAAACATTCTTTACACTCTCAGCCACATGGTCGTTTATCATTCTCGAGCCCATCTGAATTTTGTTTAAAGTTCACAGATTAAGCAAGATGAAGCAATGGTTCCTACAAAGAAAGCAGTAATCCTGTCATATCCATCTTAACATTTAGTGCCATAATCTTAGAATCCAACAGTAGAACAATAGCAAAAGCTACCCAAACTTTGAAAACACAAGATCTAAATAACTACTCTTTCCATAAGCGACGTCCATGCTCTTAAACTCAGTCCATAAAAAGATTACACATTTATACTTGCTTTGCTTATTAATGATACTTCACTAGACTTATTCTGCAAGATTAAACCTCGGTTTCAGAAAGGGCAGTAACAGAACACTTTTGCACTACTAAATTAATGAACTAAATATCAAGAAGAAATTGCCATCAACGTTCATAGGTTCTGAATTTGGATTTTCCACAATTCAtgttttttcactttttcactttttcacAACGAATTATGTAAAATTGCAAACTTTCCAAGCTGATAAAGTGATAAAATCTGCAATAGAGATCAGAAGCCAAGACCAAatacggaaaaaaaaaaacaaaaaacaaaaacaaaaaaaaaaaacaaaaaaaaaaaaaaaaaaaaaaaaaaaaaaaaaaaaaaaaaaacagaagaaaattACCTCTAGTAGTCTAGTTAATGCTCATTCATGAGTCCAAGAATATACGAGAGCGAGGAACCGAAGagctaaaaaatgaaaaatataaagcaaTTAATGGAAGAGATTCAAGAGAGTAGTATAGAACAAATGTACCGAATTAGACACCGCATCTGATGTTACTGGTAAGTGGATTCCAACCTTCCAGCAGAGTTTGATCCTACGGTGAAAACTTAATTTTCAATAGGGATACTAATGGGGTTGGTTGTAATGAGTGAATTTGgtgtaaattttgtaatttttgataGAAGAGGAGTGAGtgaattttctcaaaaaaaaagaggagtgagtgaatttggtgtaaattttgtaattttgataGAAGAGGAATGAGTGAATTTGgtgtaaattttgtaatttttgataGAAGAGGGGTGAGTGAATTTGgtgtaaattttgtaattttgataGAAGAGGAATGAGTGAATTGgtgtaattttgtaatttttgataGAAGAGGAATGAGTGAATTTGgtgtaaattttgtaattttgataGAAGAGGAATGAGGTGAATTTGCAATTTGTGttcaattttgtaatttcataTAAGAGGAATAATGGAATTTAATTATATTGGCACGAATAAATATAGAAATTTCAATGTCAAtagaattgaaagggaataaataatattaatattaatattaatattaaaaacaaNNNNNNNNNNNNNNNNNNNNNNNNNttgtttttaatattaatattaatattaatattatttattccctttcaattctaTTGACATTGAAATTTCTATATTTATTCGTGCCAATATAATTAAATTCCATTATTCCTCTTAtatgaaattacaaaattgaaCACAAATTGCAAATTCACCTCATTCCTCTTCtatcaaaattacaaaatttacacCAAATTCACTCATTCCTCTTCtatcaaaaattacaaaattacacCAATTCACTCATtcctcttaaaaaaaaaaaaaaaaaaaaaaaaaaaaaaaaaaaaaaaaaaaaaaaaaaaaaaaaaaaaaaaacagaagaaaattACCTCTAGTAGTCTAGTTAATGCTCATTCATGAGTCCAAGAATATACGAGAGCGAGGAACCGAAGagctaaaaaatgaaaaatataaagcaaTTAATGGAAGAGATTCAAGAGAGTAGTATAGAACAAATGTACCGAATTAGACACCGCATCTGATGTTACTGGTAAGTGGATTCCAACCTTCCAGCAGAGTTTGATCCTACGGTGAAAACTTAATTTTCAATAGGGATACTAATGGGGTTGGTTGTAATGAGTGAATTTGgtgtaaattttgtaatttttgataGAAGAGGAGTGAGtgaattttctcaaaaaaaaagaggagtgagtgaatttggtgtaaattttgtaattttgataGAAGAGGAATGAGTGAATTTGgtgtaaattttgtaatttttgataGAAGAGGGGTGAGTGAATTTGgtgtaaattttgtaattttgataGAAGAGGAATGAGTGAATTTGgtgtaaattttgtaatttttgataGAAGAGGAATGAGTGAATTTGgtgtaaattttgtaatttttgataGAAGAGGAATGAGTGAATTTGCAATTTGGTGtcaattttgtaatttcataTAAGAGGGATAAtggaatttaatttatatttggcacgaataaaattatagaaatttcaatgtcaatagaattgaaagggaataaataatattaatattaatattaatattaaataacaagtaaatttaTGCTAAAATTATAATGCAATTCAATTGTTATttagatattttaaatataaatttatatcatTATAAAATACTGAATAAccttaaatatttatttaatcatgcAACGTTAACCTTTAACCTTTATAAGTTCAcatctaatatattttataaaaatataagtacacaacttaattaaacataataaaatgtttaaaattttaaaattcttaagACAACAATATCATATAATGCTAAGTTTGTCTCAAAATGTTTTTcgttttttagattagaaaaTGAAagagtaattttgtctcaacAATATTGTTTTTTGTCACAATCAATGCAAATTCAAATACCATAGGCATAAGATTCTAATGTGAAAAGATATGCGTGCGTCCAAAATTAGTTGAaaattcaattgttatatcatggactcgaattcatattgcattatgatttttgatacaaaattttataccttcagttaacacatttgtaccaatagctaaaaacttatgatgtaaacaaataacatggtaattgcagacacataatatgatagctacaaatatataaattgtcaaCTGCATGTACacacaaataatttgataattgctgacacataacaTAATagttacatgtacaaaaattgtcaactacatatactggatttgaatgttatttttggactaaAGTCTATAATGTAAgactttttttctttgtgtAGCTCAGGATTTCCACTATCGAACACAGTGATTAATTCCATAGCTGGATTGTAAGCACTTCTATTGGATCGAACAGctggcctggagatttaagacTGATCCATCCTCAAAGCGAAGGATCCAACCCTTATAATGTAAGACCTCAacccatggtataatttgttatAGATAGAGGTATAACTCTGTTTTTGTTTATAACTAAATTGTCCGTAAAGGTCATAGGTGACGCGTGCAAACAATTATTGTTTGTGTATTGAAATCCAAAGTGGATATTAATTTACGGATACGTTATTACTCCTTATGGTTCCTAAATAAAGTCCAATATTGGCAAAATATgtaaccaattttttttatgtgaacaGCAAGAATACATCAACGTGATACACGATGGATGGCCCACAATATTGAACGTATGGAATATATTTCTTGCAATCGTCAAAAAGAATAGACCAATGTGCTTATttgacttcaaatataataattgttttttcaaTTATTATCTCACCTAACTACCTAAGTGTAAATTAATGCCAAATTTCTCCTcaaattttaaagtattttcCAAAGTAAAATACTTTTTGTCATGATACGGAGTGGGATTCTGGGGAGTTTGAGTTTGTGGTGGTTTTGAATTTCTGATTGCATGAGTGAGAGCAGTGAACCAATGAATGAAGTTAAAGTTTGAGTTTTGAAGTTAGGTTGCACATAGAGATGTTAAAATGAGCCTAACTCCACGTGTTGACAAGTTTAACTCTTTTTTTAGATGGAATTCGTTGAAAGTTTCTCTAATTTGACCCACTTTGCTCGATTTGTGTAATCCGTGGGCGTGGTGGGTTACTTGAGTTGGCATGTGTAACCAGCGGGCCAACCCATATAACCCACCATCCACACTCAAAtttattaaagagttaattaccaaaatagtccctcgactatagcgaaattactaatttgatccCCGACTATTTTTTTTACCTGATAAAATCcccaactttaaaaaagttaacCAAATTGGTCCTCCGTTAAGTTTTGCATCAAACATCTGTTAAAGTAAGGGTAATAGTGGAATTTCATGTTGATTGTGGCATTTCTTGTCCTATTTAACCGAAATAACCCTAGATTTCCACAAGTTTCTTCCAATCTTTCGTTCTGTAGCTAGTCCCACTTCATTGCCTGCTTTCTACACTGTAATTAATGGCAGTGGGCATGCCTAGTACAGTAAACTgcaatcaattaaaaaaaatttgtgagtTTATAAATGTGCATTAAGAAAGGTAGTCGTGATATCTGctatctccaaaaaaaaaaagaaaaaaaaatagatgacAGCATAAAACATGCAATCATTCACAAATTAAGTTTCAGCAAAGTTCAATCAAGAGACTACAACTCAATTTTAGAATAAATAGATACAATGGCAATAACAGAAAAAAATCAACACAAAAATGAATTTATGTATTTCATCCTGAGAAAATTAACGCACTAGAAAATTTGTTGTTGGTAATTCAGACTTCACAGTTCAACAATACTACAGCATCTGGACAGGTACAAAACATGAATAACTTCAAATTGAGTTCTACTTTCAGAAAATACTTTGGTATGCTTAGCTCTTGAGTGGGGCAATTGATAATATCAATGGTAAGGAGCCATGTGGATCTTGTATGTTACTGCCAGCtgatttttagttaaaattgaaaatttcaatCAACCACAGTATaattattttggaaaatatattattataattgaacCAGATGTGGTGCAGCTCCGGTGTTGACGACGACATAAGCGGCGATTGACGATTGCGGCTTGGACTCCCCTCTCTCTCTAGTTGACAATGGCGGCGACGTATCTCCAGAAGAACAGTAGCTCCAACGATTGATGACGACTGCAGCTTGGACTCATCTCTCTCTAGTTGACGACGATGGCGTGAGCAGGGTCGGATCAGCAGCGGCGACAGCAACAGATCCTGCGTTATCGCCTTCCTCAAGTACATCTAACACCACCTCCACCCAACACCGGCAAGCTTTTTGCACGATTAATAGCCTATATGGGGGTGCCCAAGACTCGAGTTCTTGTAGCTCCGATGCGAAACCGCCGCTTGTGTCGCCGTCGAAGCAAGAGCCCGAAGCTTGTCTGTAGCCGCGACAAGAACCACTCTCGAACACAATTTGGGGATTTAGAGTTTGGAATTTACATTAATACTAACAAAACCTAATTCATGAAGTAAATGCGTGGTTAGCCTGGACCAGCTTGAAATTCCATAAATACCCTCGACTTTAACAGATGTTTGACGCAAAACCTAACAGAGGACCAATTTGGTTAACATTTTTAAAGTTAAGGATTTTATCAggtaaaaaaaatagtcaaggaccaaattggtaatttcgctatagtcgagggaccattttggtaattaactctttattaaaGGGTCCCTTTGGAATTCTAAATATGactttcagaagtcattttatgAATTTTCTCGTGTTCGTGTTTGGACACTACAAGGTTGTTGTGTGGTGCTGAGGTTCATGTGATTCACAAGGCCACAAGAACAAGTGCTTGTATAGCATAAGCAACCTAAATCCCAGGACTGATGCACATTTCTGCTTACCAGAATTCATTACAACTGCAATTGCCACTCACAAAATGGTGAAACCTGTTGCAGTCTCTAACTGTAATCTCTCTGGCATACACCCTAGAGATCATCTTTATGGCGGCATGGCAATCACTGCATATCCTGATGTTCTTAACTATGCGTATTGGAACACCAGGTCTAGTCGTCATGATGGCAAATGCAATTGCCAGTTTCTCACTATGACGCGAAAGAACCAACTCCTTTCCCTCCTCGTCTAGATCAAGCAACACCTCTTTCGTATTGCTAACGTAGCCCTCCATTCTTATCCTGCTCAAAATTTCGTCGAGCATCATGTATATTTGTCTTGTGTCTTGGCGAGACTTGTCTCCTACATAAAACTCGTGCACGATGCCATCCACTTCTACCAAACTGCACCCGGGAACTTTCTTTATCCCCTTTGCCTCCATAAGACCTCTCACACGCCTCGAGTCCTTCCACCTGCCCATCTTTGCATATACATTTGACAGAAGAACATGAGCTCCACTATTTGTGGGTTCCAACTCTAGTATCTTGTTGAGTGCAGCCTCACATGTTTCGATATCTCCACACATCCTAGCTCCACTAAGAAGAGCTCCCCAAACAAGAACATCTGACTGAATAGGCATTGATTTCACAAGCTCCCATGCTTCATCAATCAGACCAGTCCTTGCATAAAGATCAACCATACAACCATAGTGCTGAACCGAGGGTGCAATGCCGAATTCTTTCTGCATCATCTCAAAAATTAGCTTCCCTTGGCTCACAAGCCCAGCATGCACACAAGTACAGAGAACACTGATGAATGTAACTCCATTAGGCCTTATGCCAGAGCCAATCATCTTTGAAAATAAACTAAGGCATTCCTCCTTGTGGGCATGCATAGCCAAGCCAGAGATCATGGCAGTCCAAGTCTTGACATCTTTAGTTGGGCCCATATCTTCAAACACCAATCTTGCCCTCTCAATGCTCCCACATTTTGCATACATGTCAATCAAAGAAGTCCCCAACACATCACCAATCCTCATCCCATATTTTTCAATGTAAAGATGAGCCCACTTCCCATGCTCCAGGGCACCCAGCTTTCCACAAGCAGAAAGCAAAACGGACATGGTGAACTCATTAGGTCTAACCTCATCATCCAGCGTTTGCATCTTACGGAACAACATCAATGCATTTTTATACTGACCCGTTTTGACATACCCTTCCATCATGCAACTCCAAGATACAGCATTTCTGTTTGGCATTCTGTCGAACAAGTTGCGCGCAGAGACAACCATGCCGGCTTTCACATTTGCATTGAGCATCGAATTCCAAGATGGCAAGTCCGGTTGGGGAATTTCGTCGAACGCCTGTTGGGAAAAGGCTAAGTGGCCGCAACACGAGTACATATTGACAAGGGATGTCTGTACAAACAGGTTGTCCGATAATCCGAGGCGGATAATGAGCGAGTGAATGGACCGGCCCGAGTGGAAGTATCCGGGTGAGGTAAAGGATTGGAGGAGGAAAGGGAAGGTGTGGGAATCGGGTTTGACGC contains these protein-coding regions:
- the LOC116016113 gene encoding pentatricopeptide repeat-containing protein At3g62890-like is translated as MQVLSGGRAISITHPTLNLCYPTLESFVWNTLIRAHVQPTNPSLTPLSIFLRMRSHGVKPDSHTFPFLLQSFTSPGYFHSGRSIHSLIIRLGLSDNLFVQTSLVNMYSCCGHLAFSQQAFDEIPQPDLPSWNSMLNANVKAGMVVSARNLFDRMPNRNAVSWSCMMEGYVKTGQYKNALMLFRKMQTLDDEVRPNEFTMSVLLSACGKLGALEHGKWAHLYIEKYGMRIGDVLGTSLIDMYAKCGSIERARLVFEDMGPTKDVKTWTAMISGLAMHAHKEECLSLFSKMIGSGIRPNGVTFISVLCTCVHAGLVSQGKLIFEMMQKEFGIAPSVQHYGCMVDLYARTGLIDEAWELVKSMPIQSDVLVWGALLSGARMCGDIETCEAALNKILELEPTNSGAHVLLSNVYAKMGRWKDSRRVRGLMEAKGIKKVPGCSLVEVDGIVHEFYVGDKSRQDTRQIYMMLDEILSRIRMEGYVSNTKEVLLDLDEEGKELVLSRHSEKLAIAFAIMTTRPGVPIRIVKNIRICSDCHAAIKMISRVYAREITVRDCNRFHHFVSGNCSCNEFCLNKIQMGSRMINDHVAESVKNVSNILQQEICEAYLLFKGETALGDGFRAFLYFMGIFYCFIGLSAITSRFFRSMENVVKHSRTVVEIDPCTKTKIVKKEKVWNYTIADITLLAFGTSFPQISLATIDAIRNIGSLYAGGLGPGTLVGSAAFDLFPIHAVCVVVPKAGELKKISDLGVWLVELFWSFWAYIWLYIILEVWTPNVVTLWESLLTVLQFGLLLIHAYAQDKRWPYLSIPLERSERPEEWVPVQTASYGEVPDDCSGTLNVAVEDRREIVDIFSIHSGDGTGPVYQNLPDTDVAESSAGLNCDETIVEESDILSIWKQQFFDALVLEHAESRKLDNKFVRLARISWQLLLVPWRLLFAFVPPYQIVHGWPAFICSLIFISGIAYVVTKLTDLISCVTGINPYVIAFTALAAGTSWPDLVASKIAAERQLTADSAIANITCSNSVNIYVGIGIPWLIDTLYNYFAFNEPLRIQNAKGLSFSLLIFFATSVGCIGVLVFRRVTLGAELGGPRIWAWVTSVFFMLLWLTFVTLSSLRVSGII